The Streptomyces aurantiacus genome includes a region encoding these proteins:
- a CDS encoding LysE/ArgO family amino acid transporter → MTSTLAAAAAGFGTGLSLIVAIGAQNAFVLRQGIRREAVLAVVGICALSDAALIVLGVGGVGAVVVAWPSVLTAVALVGGLFLIAYGCLAVRRIFRPSALTVTPGTEGVAGSRRRAVLTCLAMTWLNPHVYLDTVFLLGSIAADRGPLRWTFGLGAVLASLVWFAALGFGARLLSRFLARPSAWRVLDALVAATMIALGATLIAGA, encoded by the coding sequence GTGACCAGCACTCTTGCCGCCGCGGCCGCCGGGTTCGGCACCGGCCTCTCCCTGATCGTCGCCATCGGCGCCCAGAACGCCTTCGTGCTGCGCCAGGGCATCCGCCGGGAGGCGGTGCTCGCCGTGGTGGGCATCTGTGCCCTGTCCGACGCGGCGCTCATCGTGCTGGGCGTCGGCGGTGTCGGCGCGGTGGTGGTGGCCTGGCCCTCGGTACTGACCGCGGTCGCCCTGGTCGGCGGCCTGTTCCTGATCGCTTACGGCTGCCTCGCCGTGCGCCGGATCTTCCGCCCCTCGGCGCTGACGGTGACGCCGGGGACCGAGGGGGTGGCGGGTTCGCGACGCCGAGCCGTACTCACCTGCCTGGCGATGACGTGGCTGAACCCGCACGTCTACCTGGACACGGTGTTCCTGCTCGGCTCCATCGCGGCCGACCGCGGGCCCCTGCGCTGGACCTTCGGTCTCGGCGCCGTGCTCGCCAGCCTGGTCTGGTTCGCCGCTCTCGGCTTCGGCGCCCGGCTGCTCAGCCGCTTCCTGGCCCGCCCGTCGGCGTGGCGGGTACTGGACGCTCTGGTCGCCGCGACGATGATCGCGCTCGGCGCCACGCTGATCGCCGGGGCGTGA
- a CDS encoding Gfo/Idh/MocA family protein, protein MADIVSPWPHSPVRVGLVGAGPWARGVHAPVLAAGPETELTAVWARRPEAARETAAPHGAVAVSRFEELLDVCEAVAFAVPPNIQADLAGRAAKAGKALLLEKPIGLDVPSARRLVDTVDEAGVVSQVVLTNRYHPAAQEFLRAAKGIEVSGARSSCLSGAFLGGDFATPWRLEHGALLDLGPHILDLLDAAVGPIVRVRGTGDPRRWVELTCEHEGGAVSQASLSGSVDVQPGSMRVELFGPRPGLVYDSADLDPDACWPVLRQAFATAVRTGVPGELDARRGLYLQELIAQAAATVES, encoded by the coding sequence GTGGCCGACATCGTGTCCCCTTGGCCCCATTCCCCCGTCAGGGTCGGCCTGGTCGGAGCCGGCCCCTGGGCCCGCGGCGTCCACGCGCCCGTGCTCGCCGCCGGACCCGAGACGGAGCTGACGGCCGTGTGGGCACGGCGCCCGGAGGCCGCGCGGGAGACCGCCGCACCGCACGGAGCCGTCGCGGTGTCGCGTTTCGAGGAACTGCTCGACGTCTGTGAGGCGGTGGCCTTCGCGGTGCCCCCGAACATTCAGGCGGACCTCGCGGGCCGCGCCGCGAAGGCGGGCAAGGCGCTGCTGCTGGAGAAGCCGATCGGGCTGGACGTGCCGTCCGCGCGGCGGCTCGTGGACACGGTGGACGAGGCGGGGGTCGTCTCCCAGGTCGTCCTCACCAACCGCTATCACCCCGCCGCCCAGGAGTTCCTGCGGGCCGCGAAGGGCATCGAGGTGTCGGGAGCCCGTTCGAGCTGTCTGAGCGGGGCCTTCCTCGGCGGTGACTTCGCGACTCCCTGGCGGCTGGAGCACGGTGCGCTGCTGGATCTCGGACCCCACATCCTGGACCTGCTGGACGCCGCCGTGGGGCCCATCGTGCGGGTCCGCGGCACGGGCGACCCCCGCCGATGGGTCGAGCTGACCTGCGAGCACGAGGGCGGTGCGGTCAGCCAGGCCTCGCTGTCCGGATCGGTCGACGTGCAGCCCGGGAGCATGCGCGTCGAGCTCTTCGGGCCCCGGCCGGGGCTCGTGTACGACAGCGCGGACCTCGATCCCGACGCGTGCTGGCCGGTGCTGCGCCAGGCCTTCGCCACGGCGGTACGCACGGGTGTCCCCGGTGAGCTCGACGCCCGGCGGGGCCTCTACCTCCAGGAGTTGATCGCGCAGGCCGCGGCAACCGTCGAGAGCTGA
- the glgB gene encoding 1,4-alpha-glucan branching enzyme — protein MDPADRERLLSGTHHDPHALLGAHPVSEGVVFRTLRPFAEAVSVSLPDGLRMKLDSEGDGLFSGVLPLDVVPEYTLLVRYADGTELEVEDPYRFLPALGELDLHLVREGRHEQLWQALGAEPMTHQSVAGTRFTVWAPNALGVRVAGDFTFWDGTQFPMRSLGAAGVWELFLPGIGEGARYKFEITSRHGGRFLKADPMARRAEVPPDTASVVTASHYEWNDAQWLAHRADTPVHEAPFSVYEIHLPSWRPGLTYRQLADVLPEYVADLGFTHVELMPVAEHPFGGSWGYQVTGFYAPTARLGSPDDFKYLVDALHRAGIGVIMDWVPAHFPKDDWALARFDGEPLYEPGDDRRAEHPDWGTYEFDFGRVEVRNFLVANAVYWCEEFHIDGLRVDAVASMLYLDYSRDSGQWTPNVFGGREDLDAMAFLQEMNATLYRRVPGIVTIAEESTAWDGVTRPTDSGGLGFGLKWNMGWMHDSLEYIQHEPVHRKYHHNEMTFSMVYAYSENYVLPISHDEVVHGKQSLVSKMPGDWWQQRATHRAYLAFMWAHPGKQLLFMGQEFAQGAEWSEAHGPDWGLLDPAYGAEADHRGVRDLVRELNRQYRAAGALWERDTDPGGFAWVAGDAADDNVLAFLRFAADGEPLLAVSNFSPVVRHEYRLGVPDHVPAWQEVLNTDAECFGGGGVTHADAVKADGEGLNGWAASTRLTLPPLATVWLRPA, from the coding sequence ATGGACCCGGCGGACCGGGAGCGGCTGCTGTCGGGAACCCATCACGATCCGCATGCACTGCTCGGGGCGCATCCCGTGTCGGAGGGTGTCGTCTTCCGCACGCTGCGGCCGTTCGCCGAGGCCGTGTCCGTGTCATTGCCGGACGGGCTGCGGATGAAGCTGGACAGCGAGGGCGACGGCCTCTTCTCGGGAGTGCTGCCGCTCGACGTCGTGCCCGAGTACACGTTGCTGGTCAGGTACGCGGACGGCACCGAGCTGGAGGTGGAGGACCCGTACCGGTTCCTGCCCGCGCTCGGCGAGCTCGATCTGCACCTCGTCCGTGAGGGCCGGCACGAGCAGCTGTGGCAGGCACTCGGGGCCGAGCCGATGACGCACCAGTCAGTGGCGGGCACCCGCTTCACCGTGTGGGCGCCGAACGCCCTCGGCGTGCGGGTCGCCGGGGACTTCACCTTCTGGGACGGTACGCAGTTCCCGATGCGCTCGCTGGGCGCGGCCGGTGTGTGGGAGCTGTTCCTGCCCGGCATCGGCGAGGGTGCGCGGTACAAGTTCGAGATCACGTCCCGCCACGGCGGCCGGTTCCTCAAGGCCGACCCGATGGCACGCCGCGCCGAGGTGCCGCCCGACACGGCGTCCGTCGTCACGGCCTCGCACTACGAGTGGAACGACGCGCAGTGGCTGGCGCACCGCGCCGACACACCGGTGCACGAGGCGCCGTTCTCGGTGTACGAGATCCATCTCCCCTCCTGGCGCCCCGGATTGACGTACCGTCAGTTGGCGGACGTGCTGCCCGAGTACGTCGCCGACCTGGGCTTCACGCACGTCGAGCTGATGCCGGTCGCCGAGCACCCCTTCGGCGGCTCCTGGGGCTACCAGGTCACCGGCTTCTACGCGCCCACCGCCCGCCTCGGCAGCCCCGACGACTTCAAGTACCTCGTCGACGCACTGCACCGGGCCGGCATCGGCGTCATCATGGACTGGGTGCCCGCGCACTTCCCGAAGGACGACTGGGCGCTGGCCCGCTTCGACGGGGAGCCGCTCTACGAACCCGGGGACGACCGGCGTGCCGAGCATCCCGACTGGGGAACGTACGAGTTCGACTTCGGGCGGGTGGAGGTGCGCAACTTCCTCGTCGCCAACGCCGTCTACTGGTGCGAGGAGTTCCACATCGACGGGCTGCGCGTGGACGCGGTCGCGTCCATGCTCTACCTCGACTACTCCCGGGACTCCGGCCAGTGGACACCCAACGTCTTCGGTGGGCGCGAGGACCTCGACGCGATGGCGTTCCTCCAGGAGATGAACGCGACGCTGTACCGGCGGGTGCCGGGGATCGTGACCATCGCGGAGGAGTCGACCGCCTGGGACGGGGTGACCCGTCCCACCGACAGCGGCGGTCTCGGCTTCGGCCTGAAGTGGAACATGGGCTGGATGCACGACTCGCTGGAGTACATCCAGCACGAACCCGTGCACCGCAAGTACCACCACAACGAGATGACGTTCTCGATGGTGTACGCCTACAGCGAGAACTACGTGCTCCCCATCTCGCACGACGAGGTCGTGCACGGCAAGCAGTCACTGGTGTCGAAGATGCCCGGCGACTGGTGGCAGCAACGGGCCACCCACCGCGCCTACCTGGCCTTCATGTGGGCCCACCCCGGCAAGCAGCTCCTCTTCATGGGCCAGGAGTTCGCCCAGGGCGCGGAGTGGTCGGAGGCGCACGGGCCCGACTGGGGGCTGCTCGATCCCGCGTACGGCGCCGAAGCGGACCACCGGGGAGTGCGCGACCTCGTCCGCGAGCTCAACCGTCAGTACCGGGCGGCCGGCGCACTCTGGGAGCGGGACACCGACCCTGGCGGGTTCGCGTGGGTCGCCGGGGACGCGGCGGACGACAACGTCCTCGCCTTCCTGCGGTTCGCGGCGGACGGGGAACCGCTGCTGGCCGTCTCCAACTTCTCGCCGGTCGTACGGCACGAGTACCGGCTCGGAGTACCGGACCACGTACCTGCCTGGCAGGAGGTCCTGAACACCGACGCGGAGTGCTTCGGAGGCGGCGGTGTCACGCACGCCGACGCCGTCAAGGCCGACGGGGAGGGACTGAACGGGTGGGCGGCCAGTACGCGGCTCACGCTGCCGCCACTGGCGACGGTGTGGCTGCGGCCGGCATAG
- a CDS encoding MFS transporter: MDTSKGSADNPAEPRTATGEPADPEERKGSGWRRWAMDTRPLRRPAYRRLWSSTVVTAVGSQLTAVAVPKQIYDITGSSAWVGYASFAGLLPLVVFALWGGAIADSVDRRKLLLVTNTGIAVTSLLFWIQAVTGLGSVGVLMVLLAVQQAFFGLNSPARQASIARLVPKEELAAANALGSTVMQTGLVAGPLLAGALIPVVGLAELYLIDALALCATVRAVHRLPSLPPLATAGATAGRAGLRGIAEGFRHISLNQVLLLSFLADIIAMVFGMPRALFPQLAAQTYAPYGEGLALGLLFAAIPIGAVLGGLMSGTFSRARRHGLMVIVAVISWGVAITGFGLSANLWVAVAFLAAAGVADMVSMVFRGAILLSAVTDELRGRMQGVFTVVVAGGPRLADVLHGTAGSALGPRTAVVGGGLLVVLSMLVLAVTMPALRCYRESV, encoded by the coding sequence GTGGACACGAGCAAGGGCAGTGCGGACAACCCCGCGGAACCCCGGACCGCAACCGGGGAACCCGCGGACCCGGAGGAGCGGAAGGGAAGCGGGTGGCGCCGCTGGGCCATGGACACCCGGCCGCTGCGCCGACCCGCGTACCGCCGCCTCTGGTCCTCGACCGTCGTCACCGCCGTGGGCAGCCAGCTCACCGCCGTCGCCGTACCCAAACAGATCTACGACATCACCGGATCCTCGGCCTGGGTCGGCTACGCGAGTTTCGCGGGCCTGCTGCCCCTCGTCGTCTTCGCCCTGTGGGGCGGCGCGATCGCGGACAGCGTGGACCGGCGCAAGCTTCTCCTCGTCACCAACACCGGTATCGCCGTCACCTCCCTGCTCTTCTGGATACAGGCCGTCACCGGGCTCGGGTCGGTCGGCGTCCTGATGGTGCTGCTGGCGGTCCAGCAGGCGTTCTTCGGCCTCAACTCCCCGGCCCGCCAGGCCTCCATCGCCCGGCTGGTCCCCAAGGAGGAACTGGCCGCGGCCAACGCACTCGGCTCGACCGTCATGCAGACCGGCCTGGTCGCGGGCCCGTTGCTCGCCGGAGCCCTCATTCCCGTCGTGGGCCTCGCCGAGCTCTATCTCATCGACGCGCTGGCCCTGTGCGCCACGGTCCGGGCCGTCCACCGGCTCCCCTCGCTGCCGCCCCTCGCCACCGCCGGAGCAACGGCCGGCCGGGCGGGGCTGCGGGGGATCGCGGAGGGCTTCCGCCACATCTCGCTCAACCAGGTGCTGCTGCTGTCCTTCCTCGCCGACATCATCGCCATGGTCTTCGGCATGCCCCGCGCGCTCTTCCCCCAGCTCGCCGCGCAGACGTACGCGCCGTACGGCGAAGGCCTGGCGCTCGGGCTGCTGTTCGCGGCGATTCCCATCGGCGCGGTGCTCGGCGGGCTCATGTCGGGCACCTTCTCCCGGGCGCGCCGGCACGGCCTCATGGTCATCGTCGCGGTGATCTCCTGGGGCGTGGCCATTACCGGCTTCGGTCTGAGCGCCAACCTGTGGGTGGCCGTGGCGTTCCTCGCGGCCGCCGGAGTCGCCGACATGGTCTCCATGGTCTTCCGCGGAGCGATCCTGCTCTCGGCCGTCACCGACGAGCTCCGCGGCCGGATGCAGGGCGTGTTCACGGTCGTCGTCGCGGGTGGCCCCCGACTGGCCGACGTCCTGCACGGCACGGCCGGATCGGCGCTGGGCCCTCGTACGGCGGTCGTGGGCGGCGGCCTGCTCGTCGTCCTCTCCATGCTCGTACTGGCCGTGACCATGCCCGCGTTGCGCTGCTACAGGGAGTCCGTCTGA
- a CDS encoding maltokinase N-terminal cap-like domain-containing protein — MRKVVSPRPSGHSPALLLTSLADLLRTWLPQQRWFAGKGRDITELSLLSVTELHPACLHLLVSTRHGTSPSQPGDCYQLLLGVGDVLPPRLAHARIGRASEGPLAGLTVYDALQEPRSADLLLERLRTPGTAGPLRFERDAKVAVPAGLTPRLLDVEQSNSSLVYGGSYILKVFRRVQPGINPDLEVPWALARQGCTRVPAPVAWMRTSQPQVATLAVLQPFLPDAVDGWTLALESLTAGRDFADEAYELGRATAEVHLALAAAFALGAPTGRGNRRLAAAMIERLDTTSRSVPELVPHADGLRAAFDALAVLDSGRPAQRIHGDLHLGQVLWAGERWFVIDFEGEPARPIAERRQLQSPVRDVAGMLRSFDYAARSRRPWRPEWARRCRDAYCAGYAAQARWDPRAQPELLRAYETDRAVYEALYEARHRPDWLPVPMAAIARLAENSPVPSGSPHTPIPSFHSAQGG; from the coding sequence ATGCGCAAGGTCGTATCACCCCGCCCCAGCGGCCACAGTCCGGCTCTTCTGCTGACGTCGCTCGCCGATCTGCTGCGGACGTGGCTGCCCCAGCAGCGCTGGTTCGCGGGCAAGGGCCGGGACATCACCGAGCTGTCCCTGCTCTCGGTGACCGAGCTGCATCCGGCATGCCTGCACCTGCTGGTCAGCACCCGGCACGGCACTTCGCCGTCCCAGCCCGGGGACTGCTACCAGTTGCTTCTCGGCGTCGGGGACGTCCTCCCTCCCCGGCTGGCGCACGCCCGTATCGGCCGGGCGAGCGAGGGACCGTTGGCCGGTCTCACGGTGTACGACGCCCTGCAGGAACCACGGTCGGCCGACCTGCTGCTGGAGCGGCTGCGCACCCCGGGCACGGCGGGTCCGCTGCGGTTCGAGCGTGACGCGAAGGTGGCGGTCCCCGCCGGTCTGACACCCCGCCTTCTCGACGTGGAGCAGTCCAACTCCTCGCTGGTGTACGGGGGTTCGTACATCCTCAAGGTGTTCCGACGGGTGCAGCCCGGCATCAATCCGGACCTGGAGGTGCCCTGGGCCCTGGCCCGTCAGGGATGCACCCGTGTGCCGGCCCCCGTGGCGTGGATGCGGACCTCACAACCCCAGGTGGCGACGCTCGCTGTGCTCCAGCCGTTCCTGCCGGACGCCGTCGACGGATGGACCCTCGCACTCGAATCGCTCACCGCGGGACGGGACTTCGCGGACGAGGCGTACGAACTGGGGCGGGCGACCGCCGAGGTGCATCTCGCGCTGGCCGCCGCGTTCGCCCTCGGCGCGCCGACCGGGCGCGGGAACAGGCGACTCGCGGCGGCGATGATCGAACGGCTGGACACGACGAGCCGGTCGGTGCCGGAGCTCGTGCCCCATGCGGACGGGCTGCGGGCCGCCTTCGACGCGCTCGCCGTGCTCGACTCGGGCCGTCCGGCTCAGCGGATCCACGGCGATCTGCACCTCGGTCAGGTGCTGTGGGCCGGGGAGCGGTGGTTCGTCATCGACTTCGAGGGCGAACCTGCCCGTCCCATCGCCGAACGCCGACAGCTCCAGTCCCCCGTACGCGATGTCGCGGGCATGCTGCGCTCCTTCGACTACGCCGCCCGCAGCCGCCGCCCGTGGCGTCCGGAGTGGGCACGTCGCTGCCGGGATGCCTACTGCGCCGGGTACGCCGCCCAGGCGCGGTGGGACCCGCGCGCGCAACCCGAACTGCTGAGGGCCTACGAGACGGACCGAGCCGTGTACGAGGCACTGTACGAGGCGCGGCACCGGCCCGACTGGCTGCCCGTGCCGATGGCGGCGATCGCCCGGCTGGCCGAGAACTCCCCCGTTCCCTCCGGCAGTCCGCACACACCCATCCCTTCGTTCCACAGCGCTCAAGGAGGCTGA
- a CDS encoding TetR/AcrR family transcriptional regulator, whose product MSTTSTPRRVPMTPAARRALEAAGRLFYDRGIHAVGVDLIAAEAGVTKKTLYDRFGSKDQIVVEYLADRDERWRAFLAPRLEAAESPRDGVLEVFAASRDWMDTTSPRGCSMVNAHAEIEDPSHPAYAVVTGQKQWMLALFTDLVRPSAPTTADSLGRTLMLLHEGALVAHGLRIFPGALDQAREQAALLLAGAVYPPPVN is encoded by the coding sequence ATGAGCACCACGAGCACCCCCCGCCGCGTACCGATGACCCCCGCCGCCCGCCGCGCGCTGGAAGCGGCCGGGCGGCTCTTCTACGACCGGGGGATCCACGCCGTCGGCGTCGATCTGATCGCCGCGGAGGCCGGCGTCACGAAGAAGACGCTCTACGACCGCTTCGGCTCGAAGGACCAGATCGTCGTCGAGTACCTCGCGGACCGCGACGAGCGCTGGCGCGCCTTCCTCGCACCTCGGCTCGAAGCCGCCGAGTCGCCGCGGGACGGGGTCCTGGAGGTCTTCGCCGCCTCACGGGACTGGATGGACACGACCAGCCCGAGGGGCTGCAGCATGGTCAACGCCCATGCGGAGATCGAGGATCCGTCCCACCCGGCGTACGCGGTCGTCACCGGCCAGAAGCAGTGGATGCTCGCACTGTTCACCGATCTCGTACGCCCGTCCGCTCCCACCACGGCCGACTCCCTGGGCCGCACCCTGATGCTGCTCCATGAGGGAGCCCTCGTCGCCCACGGCCTGCGCATCTTCCCCGGTGCGCTGGACCAGGCCCGCGAGCAGGCGGCGCTTCTCCTGGCCGGGGCCGTCTACCCGCCCCCTGTGAACTGA
- a CDS encoding DMT family transporter, with the protein MNILLSIAFVGAWSSGFIGAKLGSGSASAVTLLLWRFLPLALVLGVVALTVARASWRGLRPRDLFRQAVVGALSQSGYLLTVYYAIELGVSSGTTALIDGTQPLVAGVLAGPLLGVAVSRTQWLGLGLGVAGVAVVTAADADAGTGVAWWAYLVPFLGMLCLVAATFLDRRSRTDVRPMVSMTVHAVTSAVIFTALAAVTGGVTPPASASFWTAVVWLVTLSTFGGYGLYWLLLRRSGVTAVNTLMFLMAPVTAVWGALMFGEPFGTQTGAGLALGLLAVAVVHRGERRHRRDGDERRGPSEGHSGRRDPEAGPFTPRRSAWRRARSSSRRPERPVPATPTGGPGSG; encoded by the coding sequence GTGAACATCCTGCTGTCGATCGCGTTCGTAGGGGCCTGGAGCTCCGGTTTCATCGGGGCCAAACTCGGGTCGGGCAGCGCGTCCGCCGTGACGCTCCTGCTGTGGCGTTTCCTGCCGCTGGCGCTCGTCCTGGGCGTCGTCGCCCTGACCGTCGCCCGGGCGTCCTGGCGTGGGCTGCGGCCACGCGACCTGTTCCGGCAGGCCGTCGTCGGGGCCCTGTCGCAGAGCGGGTACCTCCTGACCGTCTACTACGCGATCGAGTTGGGCGTCTCCAGCGGCACGACGGCCCTCATCGACGGCACGCAGCCGCTCGTGGCCGGAGTACTGGCCGGGCCCCTGCTGGGTGTGGCCGTGTCGCGTACGCAGTGGCTCGGGCTGGGGCTGGGCGTGGCCGGAGTCGCCGTCGTCACGGCGGCCGACGCCGACGCCGGGACGGGTGTCGCGTGGTGGGCGTATCTCGTGCCGTTCCTCGGCATGCTGTGCCTGGTCGCGGCGACCTTCCTGGACCGCCGCAGCCGTACGGACGTCCGCCCGATGGTGTCCATGACGGTCCACGCGGTGACGAGTGCGGTCATCTTCACGGCACTCGCCGCCGTCACCGGAGGCGTGACGCCACCGGCGAGCGCTTCCTTCTGGACCGCCGTGGTGTGGCTCGTGACGCTCTCGACGTTCGGCGGATACGGGCTGTACTGGCTGCTTCTGCGACGGTCCGGGGTGACCGCGGTCAACACCCTCATGTTCCTGATGGCCCCCGTCACGGCCGTGTGGGGTGCGCTGATGTTCGGCGAGCCCTTCGGGACACAGACAGGGGCGGGCCTCGCGCTCGGCCTGCTGGCCGTCGCCGTCGTCCACCGCGGGGAGCGCCGACATCGCCGAGACGGCGACGAGCGGCGCGGCCCGAGCGAAGGTCACTCGGGCCGACGAGACCCGGAAGCAGGCCCGTTCACGCCCCGGCGATCAGCGTGGCGCCGAGCGCGATCATCGTCGCGGCGACCAGAGCGTCCAGTACCCGCCACGCCGACGGGCGGGCCAGGAAGCGGCTGA
- a CDS encoding LysR family transcriptional regulator ArgP, with the protein MMTELPLDQVRTLLAVVDEGTFDAAAAVLHVTPSAVSQRVKALEQRTGRVLLMRTKPVRPTEAGEAVVRFARQLSRLERDARAELGMSGSEDPARLSIAVNSDSLATWFLPALARVPEELGLCYELRREDQDHTAALLREGLVMAAVTSSRDAVTGCSVRSLGRMRYVPVASPAFAARWLGGRPHTPLRDVVHDAPVVAFDQRDDLQDAFVRRLGGGRRRGASRLRHLVPTSEGFVDAVAAGMGWGMAPEVQAAPLLREGRLVNLAPDRQIDVPLFWQQWRLDFPALAAVAEAVTSAAADALDGDPVG; encoded by the coding sequence GTGATGACAGAGCTTCCTCTCGACCAGGTGCGGACCCTGCTGGCCGTCGTGGACGAGGGCACCTTCGACGCCGCCGCTGCCGTGCTGCACGTGACGCCGTCCGCGGTGAGCCAGCGCGTCAAGGCACTCGAACAGCGCACGGGGCGCGTGCTGTTGATGCGTACGAAGCCGGTCCGGCCGACCGAGGCCGGTGAGGCCGTCGTACGCTTCGCGCGTCAACTCTCCCGGCTCGAACGCGACGCCCGCGCCGAGCTCGGTATGTCCGGCTCCGAAGATCCGGCCCGGCTCTCCATCGCGGTCAACTCCGACTCGCTGGCCACCTGGTTCCTGCCGGCGCTCGCCCGCGTGCCGGAGGAACTGGGGCTCTGCTACGAACTGCGCCGCGAGGACCAGGACCACACGGCCGCGCTGCTGCGCGAAGGGCTGGTGATGGCGGCCGTCACCTCCTCGCGGGACGCGGTGACGGGCTGTTCCGTGCGCAGCCTGGGGCGTATGCGGTACGTCCCGGTGGCGAGCCCCGCCTTCGCGGCGCGGTGGCTCGGCGGCCGGCCGCACACCCCGCTGCGGGACGTGGTCCACGACGCGCCCGTGGTGGCCTTCGACCAACGCGACGATCTCCAGGACGCGTTCGTCCGCAGACTCGGAGGCGGCCGCCGTCGCGGCGCGAGCCGGTTGCGGCATCTGGTGCCGACGTCCGAGGGCTTCGTCGACGCCGTGGCCGCCGGGATGGGCTGGGGCATGGCTCCCGAGGTGCAGGCGGCGCCCCTGCTGCGCGAAGGGCGGCTCGTCAATCTCGCACCTGACCGGCAGATCGACGTTCCGCTGTTCTGGCAGCAGTGGCGGCTCGACTTCCCGGCGCTGGCGGCCGTGGCCGAAGCCGTCACCTCGGCGGCGGCCGACGCCCTGGACGGCGACCCGGTCGGCTGA
- the treS gene encoding maltose alpha-D-glucosyltransferase, whose translation MIVNEPVPDTFEDTPAKDRDPEWFKRAVFYEVLVRSFQDSNGDGIGDLKGLTAKLDYLQWLGVDCLWLPPFFKSPLKDGGYDVSDYTAVLPEFGDLADFVEFVDAAHQRGMRVIIDFVMNHTSDQHPWFQASRNDPQGPYGDYYMWADDDKQYPDARIIFVDTEASNWTFDPIRKQYYWHRFFSHQPDLNFENPAVQEEIVSALRFWLDLGIDGFRLDAVPYLFAEEGTDCENLPATHHVLKRVRAEIDAHYPDTVLLAEANQWPEDVVDYFGDYTTGGDECHMAFHFPVMPRIFMAVRRESRYPVSEILAKTPAIPSGCQWGIFLRNHDELTLEMVTDEERDYMYAEYAKDPRMRANIGIRRRLATLLDNDRNQIELFTALLLSLPGSPILYYGDEIGMGDNIWLGDRDAVRTPMQWTPDRNAGFSSCDPGRLFLPTIMDPVHGYQVTNVEASMSNPSSLLHWTRRMIEIRKQNPAFGLGSYTELPSSNPAVIAFLREHGDDLVLCVHNFSRFAQPTELDLQTFNGRHPVELIGGVRFPAIGDLPYLLTLAGHGFYWFRLCGATPLTKRRLMVCS comes from the coding sequence ATGATCGTCAACGAGCCCGTCCCGGACACATTCGAAGACACCCCCGCCAAAGACCGGGACCCCGAATGGTTCAAACGCGCCGTCTTCTACGAAGTCCTCGTCCGCTCCTTCCAGGACAGCAACGGCGACGGCATCGGCGACCTCAAAGGCCTCACCGCCAAACTCGACTACCTCCAATGGCTCGGCGTCGACTGCCTCTGGCTCCCCCCCTTCTTCAAATCCCCCCTCAAAGACGGCGGCTACGACGTCTCCGACTACACCGCCGTCCTCCCCGAATTCGGCGACCTCGCCGACTTCGTCGAATTCGTCGACGCCGCCCACCAACGCGGCATGCGCGTCATCATCGACTTCGTCATGAACCACACCAGCGACCAGCACCCCTGGTTCCAAGCCTCACGCAACGACCCCCAAGGCCCCTACGGCGACTACTACATGTGGGCCGACGACGACAAGCAATACCCCGACGCCCGCATCATCTTCGTCGACACCGAAGCCTCCAACTGGACCTTCGACCCCATCCGCAAGCAGTACTACTGGCACCGCTTCTTCTCCCACCAACCCGACCTCAACTTCGAAAACCCCGCCGTCCAGGAAGAAATCGTCTCCGCCCTCCGCTTCTGGCTCGACCTCGGCATCGACGGCTTCCGCCTCGACGCCGTCCCCTACCTCTTCGCCGAAGAAGGCACCGACTGCGAAAACCTCCCCGCCACCCACCACGTCCTCAAACGCGTCCGCGCCGAAATCGACGCCCACTACCCCGACACCGTCCTCCTCGCCGAAGCCAACCAATGGCCCGAAGACGTCGTCGACTACTTCGGCGACTACACCACCGGCGGCGACGAATGCCACATGGCCTTCCACTTCCCCGTCATGCCACGCATCTTCATGGCCGTCCGCCGCGAATCCCGCTACCCCGTCTCCGAAATCCTCGCGAAAACCCCCGCCATCCCCTCCGGCTGCCAATGGGGCATCTTCCTCCGCAACCACGACGAACTCACCCTCGAAATGGTCACCGACGAAGAACGCGACTACATGTACGCCGAATACGCCAAAGACCCCCGCATGCGCGCCAACATCGGCATCCGCCGCCGCCTCGCCACCCTCCTCGACAACGACCGCAACCAGATCGAACTCTTCACCGCACTGCTGCTGTCACTGCCAGGATCACCGATCCTCTACTACGGCGACGAAATCGGCATGGGCGACAACATCTGGCTCGGCGACCGCGACGCCGTCCGCACCCCCATGCAATGGACCCCCGACCGCAACGCAGGCTTCTCCTCCTGCGACCCCGGACGCCTCTTCCTCCCCACGATCATGGACCCCGTCCACGGCTACCAGGTCACCAACGTCGAAGCCTCCATGAGCAACCCCAGCTCACTGCTCCACTGGACCCGACGCATGATCGAAATCCGCAAACAGAACCCCGCCTTCGGCCTCGGCTCCTACACCGAACTCCCCTCCTCCAACCCCGCCGTCATCGCCTTCCTCCGCGAACACGGCGACGACCTCGTCCTGTGCGTCCACAACTTCTCCCGCTTCGCCCAGCCCACCGAACTCGACCTCCAGACCTTCAACGGCCGCCACCCCGTCGAACTCATCGGCGGCGTCCGCTTCCCCGCCATCGGCGACCTCCCCTACCTCCTCACCCTCGCAGGCCACGGCTTCTACTGGTTCCGACTGTGTGGGGCCACTCCCCTCACCAAACGCCGATTGATGGTGTGCTCCTGA